Within Longimicrobiaceae bacterium, the genomic segment GCTCCTGGCCTCGGAGCGCTCGGCGGGGACCGTCGTCTCCTGGGGCGGGCGCGAGTGGACGGTGCAGGCCCCGGAGCCGGGCGCCTTCCGCGGGGTGGACTTCGCCATCTTCTCGGCCGGAGCGGACCGCTCGCGCCGGTGGGCCCCGGTCGCCGCGGACGAGGGGGCGGTGGTGGTGGACAACTCCTCGGCCTGGCGCATGGACCCGGAGGTGCCGCTGGTGGTGCCGGAGGTGAACCTGGCCGCCGCGGAGCGCCGCCCGAAGGGGATCGTCGCCAACCCCAACTGCTCCACCATCCAGATGGTGGTGGCGCTCAAGGCGCTGCACGACGCGTTCGGTGTGCGCAGGGTGGTGGCGACCACCTACCAGTCGGTGAGCGGGGCGGGGGAGACGGGGCGGGGGGCGCTGCGCGCGGAGCTGGAGGGCGGACGGGCGCAGGACTCGCCCTTCGCGCGCCCCATCGCCGGGAACGCGCTCCCCCGCATCGGCGACTTCGACGCGGAGGGGTGGACCGGGGAGGAGCGCAAGATGATCCAGGAGACGCGCAAGATCCTGGACGTCCCGAACCTCCCGGTGGCCGCCACCTGCGTGCGGGTGCCGGTGGAGGTGGGGCACTCGGTCCAGGTGATGGTGGAGACCGGGCACCGCTTCACGCTGGACGACGCCCTCACTGCGCTGGAGCGCTTCCCCGGGATCGTGCTGGCGCGCGAGGCGGCGGAGTTCCCCACCCCGCTGGAGGCCGCCGGCCGCGACGAGGTGTTCGTGGGGCGGGTGCGGACCGATCCGGACTTCCCGCGGACGCTGCACCTCTGGGTGGTGGCGGACAACCTGCGCAAGGGCGCGGCGACCAACGCGGTGCAGATCGTGGAGGGGCTGCGGGGTGACTAGGCGGCGGCGGGGCGGGACGCAGCGCGGCGGGCGGGCGCGCGTGGAGACCAGCGCCGGGGGGGTGATCTTCCGCTGGCACGGGGAGGCCGCGCACGTCCTCCTGATCCGCGACCGCTACCAGCACTGGGGCTTCCCCAAGGGGCACCTGGAGGGCGCGGAGACCCCGGCCGACGCGGCGCTCCGCGAAGTGCGCGAGGAGACGGGGCTGGGCGACCTGGTGCTGGGGCCGCGGCTGCAGACCATCGACTGGTTCTTCCGCTTCCGCGGCCGCCTGATCCACAAGTTCTGCCACTTCTACCTGATCGAGGCGCCCACCGGCGACACCTGCCCGCAGGAGGAGGAGGGGATCACGGAGTGCGTCTGGCTCCCGCTGCAGGAGGCCATCGAGGCGATCTCCTACGACAACGCGCGGGAGGTGCTCCGGGCCGCGGCGGAGCGGCTGCTGGGGGAGCTGGCGCGGGGGGCTCCGCCGTCGGAGGACGGCGGCGAGCCGTGAGCGCCGCACCGCAGCTCGCACCTCGCACCTCGCACTTCACCCTCTTCCCCCTCCCGCTCCCCCGCCATCCTCGCCAGCTCGGCTGACACCCGCGCCACGACCGGCGCCCACTCGCCGGGGCGCTCCTGCCGGAAGAGCCGCATCGTCGGGTACCAGGGACTGTCGTCGCGCCCTTCCATCCAGCGCCAGTCGGCTTCGGAGTGGAGCAGGGTCCACACGGGGACGCCCAGGGCGCCTGCCAGGTGCGCGGGCATGCTGTCCACCGTGACGACGAGGTCCAGGGCGCGCATCACCCGCGCGGCCTCCAGCGGGTCATCGGAGCCGGAGACGAGGCCGAAGCCCTCGGGGAGCTCGTCGAGCGCGGGGCCGCGCTGCAGCACGTGCAGCTCGATTCCGGGGACCGCCGCGAGGAGGGCCAGGAGCGGGAGCGGGACCGTGCGCCGGTCGTCCCAGTCGCCCGCGCGCCAGACGAGCCCCACGGCCAGGCCGCGCCCGCGGGGGAGCGGGGCGGGATCGGCGTGGAGGTAGGGGACCTCCGCCGGGAGCGTCTGCAGGGTGGTGCGGAAGACGTGCGCCAGCTCCATGATCTCCACGTCGGCGTCGTACTCCACCTCCGGGGTGCCGTCGTGCAGGGGGAGGAGCCGGTCGATCCCCCGCGCGGTGCGCAGCAGCGGGATCAGCTTCGGCTGCGCCCAGAAGACCACCTCCGCGGCGACCTCGCGCAGCAGCGGCGCGTAGCGGACGAACTGCAGGGTGTCGCCCAGGCCGTGGTAGCACCGCACCAGCACGCGCTTGCCGGCGAGCGGTGCGCCGTCCCACACCCACTGGCAGTGGCGGGGGAGGTGCCAGCAGGGCACCCCTGCGTGGGAGCGCAGCTCCTCGTCGCTGATCTTCCAGGCGGCCTCCATCTCGCCGCGGCGCATGTGCCAGCTCCACCGGTCCACGTCGTCCCCCCGCTTTCGGTCGTCCGTCGCCAGATCGTCTCCGCCCGGGCCGAAGCGAGGCGCGTGCCAGGGCGAAAAAAAGGCGCGGCGGGGGAGATCCCC encodes:
- a CDS encoding aspartate-semialdehyde dehydrogenase; the encoded protein is MHVAILGATGAVGRTMLQVLAERALPVERLTLLASERSAGTVVSWGGREWTVQAPEPGAFRGVDFAIFSAGADRSRRWAPVAADEGAVVVDNSSAWRMDPEVPLVVPEVNLAAAERRPKGIVANPNCSTIQMVVALKALHDAFGVRRVVATTYQSVSGAGETGRGALRAELEGGRAQDSPFARPIAGNALPRIGDFDAEGWTGEERKMIQETRKILDVPNLPVAATCVRVPVEVGHSVQVMVETGHRFTLDDALTALERFPGIVLAREAAEFPTPLEAAGRDEVFVGRVRTDPDFPRTLHLWVVADNLRKGAATNAVQIVEGLRGD
- a CDS encoding NUDIX hydrolase yields the protein MTRRRRGGTQRGGRARVETSAGGVIFRWHGEAAHVLLIRDRYQHWGFPKGHLEGAETPADAALREVREETGLGDLVLGPRLQTIDWFFRFRGRLIHKFCHFYLIEAPTGDTCPQEEEGITECVWLPLQEAIEAISYDNAREVLRAAAERLLGELARGAPPSEDGGEP
- a CDS encoding glycosyltransferase family 9 protein; the encoded protein is MDHRALSGSRRTGGAAGDLPRRAFFSPWHAPRFGPGGDDLATDDRKRGDDVDRWSWHMRRGEMEAAWKISDEELRSHAGVPCWHLPRHCQWVWDGAPLAGKRVLVRCYHGLGDTLQFVRYAPLLREVAAEVVFWAQPKLIPLLRTARGIDRLLPLHDGTPEVEYDADVEIMELAHVFRTTLQTLPAEVPYLHADPAPLPRGRGLAVGLVWRAGDWDDRRTVPLPLLALLAAVPGIELHVLQRGPALDELPEGFGLVSGSDDPLEAARVMRALDLVVTVDSMPAHLAGALGVPVWTLLHSEADWRWMEGRDDSPWYPTMRLFRQERPGEWAPVVARVSAELARMAGEREGEEGEVRGARCELRCGAHGSPPSSDGGAPRASSPSSRSAAARSTSRALS